The Candidatus Neomarinimicrobiota bacterium genome contains the following window.
CAGATTCTGGATCTCGAAGCGACAGGGGATTCAGAGCAATATGTGATCCTGAAAATTAATCAGGGAACTCAAGAGTTCACAGCTAACATTAAAGCACCCATTGTGTTTAATCCAGTATCTGGCGCAGCCAATCAGGTCATCCTGGATAATGCCAGCTTATCTGTCGAACATCCATTGAATAACGAACTTGAATAGTGTGAATAAGGACCAGGGACGGTATGCTCATATTGACAAGGAAGTCTGGAGAAAGTATTCGAATTGGGAATAATATTATTATATCCATTCTAGAGAGCTCTTCCAGATATTTAAAGATCGGCATTGATGCACCAAAAAATGTAGCTGTTTACCGCAATGAGATCTATGAAAAGATCCAAGCTCAAAATCGAGCAGCCACAGCCAGTACAACCCAATTAGATAACGTTTTGCAAGGGCTGAAAAAAATTAAAAAACCAAAGCACGTATAAGATGAACTGTAGATACGTCTTAATTGGAAATAATGAGAATACTGAAAAGCTAGAAAATGATTTTTTATAAAACGCTACGAATGGCGAGTTAGGAATCTGTTTTGGAACTTACAGGAAAAACGGTCTTAATTACCGGTGGAACCGGATCATTTGGCAAACACTTCACGAAGGAAGTTTTAGCAAATCACGAAGTAAGAAGGATTATTATATTCAGTCGGGATGAGCTTAAACAGTTTGAGATGAGCAATGAGATCTCAGATCCACGTGTTGATTATTTTATTGGTGATGTCAGAGATAGAGCAAGAGTTCACCTGGCTCTACAAGCCCAGGTTGATGTGGTTGTCCATGCTGCAGCTATGAAACAGGTACCTGCTTGTGAACGCAATCCCTTTGAAGCGATCAAAACCAATATTATAGGAGCACAAAATATTATTGATGCATCGCTTGCAGTAAATGTTAAAAAGGTTTTGGCTCTGAGTACTGATAAAGCTGCAGCTCCCATTAACTTATA
Protein-coding sequences here:
- the csrA gene encoding carbon storage regulator CsrA — protein: MLILTRKSGESIRIGNNIIISILESSSRYLKIGIDAPKNVAVYRNEIYEKIQAQNRAATASTTQLDNVLQGLKKIKKPKHV